AGCGGACCCACGGAAATCCGCGAGCTCGCTGACGCGCGCACTGGCCGACAGGTTCGGCCCCGGGCTGCGCAGTGTGCTGCTCTACGGCTCGGTGGCGCGGGGCGAGGCGGCGCCGGGCGTGAGTGACATTAACGTGCTCGTGCTGTTCGAGCGCGTGGACGGGGGTGTGTTGCTGCGCGCTTCGCCGCTCGCCCGGCGCTGGGCGCGCGCCGGCAATACGGCGCCGCTCGTCATGAGCTGGGGGGAATGGCAGCGGGCGGCAGACGCGTTCGCCATCGAGGTCGCGGACATGCA
This Gemmatimonadota bacterium DNA region includes the following protein-coding sequences:
- a CDS encoding nucleotidyltransferase domain-containing protein; its protein translation is MWRRRRGPELVRRGTIADPRKSASSLTRALADRFGPGLRSVLLYGSVARGEAAPGVSDINVLVLFERVDGGVLLRASPLARRWARAGNTAPLVMSWGEWQRAADAFAIEVADMQDAHEVLHGADPLEGVVVDRGAVRLQVERELRGKLVQLREGLLLAA